TGGGATCCCAATACTACATTTCACAATTTTGTAACATTATCACACAGAAGATGATTCGCACGCCGGTCCGGTCTGTGAGCGAGACAAAGCGAcgtatgtacaaacagcaacacttttAACTTTAGGTTTAAGGGTGTGCctgcctcataagaaggctcaaagttacccaaagggcaatggagagggctatgcttggagtctctctgcgtgatcgcatcagaaatgaggccatccgcagcagaaccaaagtaaccgatgtagccctccgaatcgctaaacttaagtggcagtgggcgggcacattgcccgtagaaccgatggccgttggggcggaaaggttctcgagtggcgaccacgtaccggaaggcgcagcgtgggtagaccccccacaaggtggactgacgacctggtaaaggtcgcgggagtccgctggatgcgggtggcgcaagaccggtcattgtggcactctctgggggaggcctatgtccagcagtggacgtcctctggcttatcatatctgatgatgatgaataaggtttaccgatggacagttaacggTGTGGGCGGTGGTACATAACGATCAGAGCTGCATTTAATGTTAAGATCACCTAAGGCAGCTTTAAATAACACACTACAACTATTAAAACCTACATCTTCTCATAAGTCTCTGTATGTCCGCACGTCTTACACACTCTACTATAACTATCGCTGTCCTCGTCATACGTCTCCTCCCCCCACTCATGCGTATGGCCATGTATGGCCTTCCTTCCTTCGAAGAGCGACGAACGGGCCGCCATGCGAAGTTCGCGCAGTTTCCGTTTCGTGCTGGTCTCTTGGGCTTTTTCGCGGCGTTTTTCGCGCGCTTCGTGTTCGGCCTCTAAGGCTTCCTCGCTGCCCCAGACTTCTAGTGCGCGTGCCTCCACctagaaaaaagaaaaaattaaaaattaaaaaattagtCAAGCCAAGGAAACGACCAAAAAGGTAGTAGAGAACGGATGAGGGCAGTGCATCGGTAGTTGTGCAGATCCTTGAGGGAGGGAGGAAAAATAAAATTGGTCAACTGTCTGAAAATGAGGCAATCCGGTGGAAATGGAGTTCTATTGGCACCCATACACTAACACTGGAACAATGTTACTCAGCCAACTGAgtagatcagcggtcggcaaccttttagcagccaagggccacatcagataacgaagtggacgcgggccgcactttgttaatatttatgactttacactgatttaaactttcacgattattaaacattatcagactacacaacgggacttaaaacttaaatacgcgattaagtcccataTTGTGTAGTCTgctaatatttatgactttatcagacattgtcatttgtcaatattacatacaaaatagccagggaggctcgcgggccgctggttgccgaccgctggagtAGATGATGTTATCCTGTTGTCCCTCATCAGATTTCCATAATTCACGGTCCTGCGCGGCCTCCTCCAGCTGCGTCCAGCCAAGTCCAGCTGATGCCTCCTTTTCAACGGGTAGCCTCCGTGGGCGACCTTTACCCCTTTTTCAAGGAATTTGCCGTCAGCCCCTTGATATTGAACTGCGTAGAAATTAGAAATGTGGTAAACttaccctttaccaggctaaaggatatatatttcccacatacggcacttcaaatatatgtgttctattttcgatgagtaagactgacatttgattaaaaaataaatgaaactgaTTGTCATTTTTtaaaatgtcagcctggtaaagggttaaggacCTGTACCTGAGCCCGCAGATAGAGCCGCATGTCGCTGTAGTGAGCCTTGTGTGGGTTGCGACGTCTTATACAGCGCAGCGGCGGCGGCCGCTTATCCAGGTCGCAGTCTTTCAACAGGAACTCCGTCTTGGCCTCCGTGCGGGTTATGAGCGAGTGGGTCTCATCATTCCTGTGAATGATGAGATTGTTAAAGCTAGGAGTGCTGCCATTTGTAATGGACCGTGTAATTGATACACAGTTTCATGACTATATCTTTCTTTTTCTTGCTttaataaaagcatttttgaagtgaaaacttctttagtggcgctgtgcactttttgtgatggggaaaaaatgttaaactcgcgacaggtaagattcgtaagacggacacgtgacctgatcgaaaaactgttacaatgtcattgagtttttcttttttgatttaaatgccatctagtgagtttccctctaattATTTGTAcaatataactcgagtactaacagtgatgtgcttaggggtttcaagtaatgcgacgaaataacgctagatggcgttaacctcaattatacatagtgctgcagacattttgcactagatggcgctgttatgaatatttttgaagtgaatacTGAGTTTTCACatctgccggcactcccagagtgcaacccgttgtttttttattaaaaaaatattcagcaAGTTGGCCTCAAGCACTCTTTCACAAGTCAACACAACATTTATGGTGGCAAAAATACATAGAcgagaccaagctaagttggtagaattatgacgtttaaataacacttgcacagtctgggttatcaaaatcgctgccaactaaGCTTGGTCTAACTAATACTGGTCCCCGGATCTTGGGTCACAAGAAAACTTACTACTATATGGCTATTTAAGATATAAGAGACACTAACTCTATGTAACATGTTAATGAATAATGATGCTAAGTCAAAGTTGGTCCTTGTGGCCTTACTATCTAATGAGTCCTGGAGCATTCGAAGAGGGATTCATTGCTTACCTGCACTCATCACACACGCTGTAGTCGAACGTGTCAAACAGGTAAGACATGGGGAACGGTTTGTCACACTCCAAGCAGTGTGGCTGCTCACTCTCATGGACCACTGGGGCTGGTGCTTGGACCTTCTTGATCTTGGTCTCAGGCTCATCTTCCTCTAGAAGGAAGCCGCCGCCTGTGTCGCGAGCACGGGTGCCAGCTACTGAAGAGGATACCGCTTCTTTAACGCTGCGGGGAAACAAAATTTATTGTTACAACTTCATCAAGTGAAAACATTCTAGACATTTGttcagtcaagtgtaaaaatttgggtgtagacaacttactcaaaaatatgtcccgttCTTAAtacgctgacataagagctatgggacatatttttgagatgatttgtgcaccaatatttttttacacttgactgtacagtcaGGATGATTGGTTAATAAACTCTGCCTAATCGCAAAGTCATTTTACTACGCAGAATAGGAACACAGCTTATGTGATTACTAACGCAGGATGAAGTTTAATAAGTCGCGCATCGTGCAGAGCGCGTGCCTTCTGCCGCTGTCGCTCTATACGAGCCCGCTGAGCTGCAGTCAGTGTGGTACCCGAACTAGTATCACTGGTGCTGGTGTCGCTGGTATTTGAGGTGTCTCCTGCATTTGTGGGCACATCTGAGTCCACGGGGATATTTTCACTGCGAGGCAGCTCACAGGTGCTCGCCATACCTGACAAGAataaatttgatttaaaaacaacaatattcttaacaaatgtttaaattattattagccGGGTCCACATAGAGCGAGCATTCGCGcgatgctcgctctgtgtggacccggatACTCGCTCTGATCATTTATCAAAACAGttgaacaaataaaatatatatcaaacttataatatatatttaagttattttgtcCTAATAATGAAAACTAATCTTCTATGGAGCGTACTTTTTCTTGCAATGTGAGACAGATCGTAGTCAACCATAATTTTATTACTCTCACCAACCGTTAGTTAAATCGTATACGGTTTATTGTTTACCTGGTGTTCTTGATAAAGCAGTGGCTCTATTTTCCTCAGTAACCTGATTTTTGTAAGCacatgtaaatatttatttggcgccAAGCCAGTTCGATATTAAATTTTACATGCGATGATGCGATGTTGAACCCCACAAAAAATCGAGGTATAGGCTAAACAATTTGAAGATGAAGTACTTGTCATTCACGGCTTCAcggcatgatttttttttcattcacgACATGAgcgatcataaaaaaaaaacaaacaatgaAGCAAAGCCTACGCATATTGACATGGGGGTTCCATAGCAGGCAAAGGGTTCCGattgaaacaaaataaatgtaacttgAAGCAATTACATTTTTTTGTTGCATTGCAATGCAAACAGCAAACTttgtaaatagaaaaaaaagacCAATTTGAAAAAAGTAGATATAAAAGATCGACTCACATTTGACCGTACCtgtatattataataatctCGATTTGTCTCTATtactaaaggcccctgtacacaatggaccagcgtgggccagtctgggggacgcatttatgcgttagagggagcaagtgatattgctatctcattctaccgcatggctgcgttccttggactggccggcgctggcccattgtgtacaggggccttaacaatttgttagaaagagacacaGAATGTGATAACAGGCATTTTAAAAAATGAAGTAGAAGAATATTAAACGGGACAAATCTTGTCCTATGTTCAAGTATGCCAATATCACAGTAATTATCAGCATTTTCTAAATCACATGAATCAGACAATGCGGCATGCAGCCTTTTACCTTATCTGTGGAAAGGGTGTTCTGTCATTCTGGTGATTTAGCTGTCAGATTGTTTCGCTAATTTACTCACTTTGAAAACGCTCTGCCGAAGCTTTTGAGGCTTCCTTACAGCGCTAGAAGACTAGCCGTCTAAGTCGGCGGGTGCCGGCAGCTGTCGAGCGCCGAGCTGGCGCGCTGGAATGCGGCGGGGGATGGTAGCGCCATGAATAAACTGGTGTCGTGGTCTGAGGAAGACGAGGCGGTGGCGGCGACGAATTCGGACGCGACGGAGTGCAAGCGGGGTGCTGTAGAGCTGGGGTACTGGAGCGACCCTTATGTGCGCCTGTTCTCGCGCCCTCGCGCCGAGCGCAGGGCGCCGGAGATCCACCGTGGATACTATGCGCGGGTGCGCGCTGTAGAGATGTTCATCCATCAGTTTCTCGAGGTAATGCTGCACAAGTACAGCTCCTGCTTAACTTACATGTGATGTATATGTTCCCTTGAAAAGCAAGACATGTTTTGGATTCTTATCAGACATACTTATCCTTATCTATGTATGTGCATATTGTAATATTCTGTAAATTGTCACTGCCTTGCTAATAAGAATGGCCTTTGATATGTCATGAACGTATTTAATAATAGTACTTCATTAACAGATAATTAGTGTTGCTGTTACTTTCCAAACAGGAAAtggatattattttattataactattattatttaattgaaataaataaataaatattataggacattttttacacaaatcgactaagccccacggttaaatgattattatgttCTTCATTTTTGACTTTGTTCCTCATTTTTGACACTTTCATGACTTCATATTGTCCTAATTACACCTTTGTGCAATCTTGGCAAGGATGCAAGGACagacacaaatatttatttgatgctTTGAACGGAAAAACATTTATGTTGGGTTGCCTGTATTTATAACAGCATATTTTAGCATCTCACTTCTTGGCAAAGGCTTCCCCTCTCTTTCTCCACTCaatgtcatttgtattttccAACTATGTATTCCATAACACATAATGTTTGCTATAACAGCATTCCCTAAAATTTTCAGATAAACATGATATTATCTACTTACTTGACAGAAAAAAACTATAGTAGGATGCAGTTTAGCGAAAAGGATCCATCCTCtaaaatttgtcatttaaatGAATAACTTTTCCGTTTGACagaaagttcaaaatttactaACAGATTTTTGTGGATTGGATCCTTTTCCCTAAACTACGTCCAGTACTAGAATCTATGTATggattctttggaaatttactTGGAAATTGTTTGATTTTCCAGATATGACTGAAGTTCTGgtccataaaataaataatttgttccCAAAGTATTTTACAGATGGTGCCAGCATAGCTTTGTCTGTCAATCcttagaattgtgtcaaattctgGTTTTTTTATTTGGAATTTTATGCCCTTTAAGCCACATAGAAAAAAACTAGAGACATGGgaaagctatgatggcgcctaGGCTATCTATGCAAACGTTtaacagttgccaaccccatttatttacataatttaacTGCGCACAATATTTACATGTATTTGTTACTTACAGCGATGTGACAGCAAGTGCCAAGTGCTGAACCTCGGCTGTGGCTTCGACACACTATTCTGGAGACTCCGTGACGTCACACAGGCAGTCGGTAACTTCATTGAGCTGGACTTTCCTACGGTCACCGCCAAGAAGTGCCAGATTATAAAGCGAAATAAGCAGCTGCTAGAGAAAATCACTAATGAAGGTAGGTGaagtcatagtctaataaaacatggtcccCATggttcccagagtgacacaagcctacgtcacaataacattgccactttgtatagcgctatagcatattatcatatagcgctgtcgcatgatgacgtaggcttgtgtcagtcaggtgacctagaaaagacggcaagagagtaccaggcggagtatattattataccatgggtgaagtatttctttttttatgatataagaGGCAAACAAGCAGACAAATCGCCTGATGGTGAGCGATTACCGCCATGCCCGCAACACCAGAGAGAGAGTACTTGCGTTGCCGGTTTTTGAGATGGGAATTCCTGTTAAATAGCATTTTGTTCCTTAAGAAAAAGAAGTAGAAAGTGAAACTTTTAAATGTGAAAGATGGTAAGGCTTTTTTCTATCAATTGTTAATGGCATTTTGTTTTCTGCAGTTGGTTCTTTTTTGTTAAAAGTTTTTGgagaccaaaaaaaaaaatatttttattgaatagtgTGTATGCAGTTTAATGTGCAACCAACAATGTTTATATCTTCCGTAGACGGCGAAGTAGCCATCCGCGCCGGCGGCGCCGACTTGCACGCCGATGGCTACCACCTGTGCGGCGTGGACCTGCGCGACGAGCCCGGCGTGCTGCGCGCCCTCACCGCCGCCGGCGCGCGACCAGACGCGCCGACACTAGTGCTAGCTGAATGCGTGCTGGTGTATCTCAGGGAGGATGCAGCTAACAGGTATCGTAACGTCTTTAAAATGTCGTGGCTAACCATATTGAGAATGATAGCGGAAAAACCAGACTGTCCCATAATGCTCCACTGTGAGGccatatgagcgccgataggcacttagccggcggcggcgcgccggtcaaattcgctcggcggcggcggcgaatcggcggcgtggccttgaaacatctttgattaatgaaaaaagaattcaaaccaaaatttgtttatttgtttatttgtttatttgttgcATACAATTAACACTTACAGTTCAACCTTACGTGCTAATTGGAATTACATTACTTAATAGCTAGCAACATGCATTATTCGAAtaaataagtgagtgaatataTTATAAGTAACTACATTCGATTTAAATCTATAACACATTACTGACATTACATTAGGAGTATGACGTTATTACATAAAAGAGATCAAGGGAGTAAAATAATTGATTAAATGTCATTGAAGGATAATTAAACCGTGGGAttgcaataattaattaaatgtcatgtatataaataaatcaaggaattgcaataattaattaaatgtcatggatataaataaatcgaggaattacaattatagtacaaagtcataaaaatacaaattcgGGTAAAGTCAAGCAGCACAATATGggcaatttattaaaattaaaattaagtcaGTCGTACATAAGCAATGTCAAATATTTCCAGcgaatacttattatagcatATTAGGTAATGGAGCTAGTGGTAACGATTGATTCGATGTACCGATTTGATGCGCCTAGAAATTTAGACTCCGTCGTGAAAAAAATATCTAGGTCGTTATCGCTGTCCAAGATGTTGTTAAGCAACGTTAAAGCCTGGTGAAGAGGGGACGTAGCAAGCAGGCGCGTCCGACCTGGAGGTACAGCAAAGAGACCACGGCTACGGGGCCGTAGCTGTTTCGCGGAGAGACGGGGAACCCGCAGGCTTATTTGTAGTAATAATGGTGGGTTTGTTACTTGTCCCCGaattaattgaaaaaaatattttattaagtacatatttctGCGTGACTCTAAGGATATATAATCTACCATACCTAAAACGAATAGGGTGGGATAAAGAAGGGGATAAAAGCCATATAACTTCTTATAGAGGAACCTTATGAATGATTTTTGGACTTTCTCTATTAGAACCGTGTACTGTTTTTCATGGGGACTCCAAATAACTGCGTTTGTTTCTAGTTTACTTCGAACGAAGGCGTTATAGAGTACAGTCATAGCATGCTTATTATTAAATAGTTTCGCTTGACGCATGACGAATCCCAGGCATCTGCGGGCTTCGTTACAGGTTATTGTAATGTGGTTATTAAATGTGAGCTGAGTATCAAACCATGTTCCTAAGTCTTTAATTTCATTGACGCGTTTCAAAGGCTTGCCCTCTATGACGTAAGGATGGGTTATAGGGAGTCGAGCTCGCGTGTATGTGATAAAAATTTTACcgtaaaacatgtttttgctgtaaggaagttataaaataagtgcattttttaattttaaggataatttattgaataaaggtacggtaaaaaaaattatatagtataaacggtatcgtgcggcatcagaggcggtcttaatcttggcgggAAAATCTTTGTGAGACCCTTATCTtttgtgctaagtaaaaagtagtgGATTcactgtatcagggaaacgtcttgacgacagtccaaagagccgaagtgaggaaaatcaagctccgtcatTAACCAATATCAACCCAACAAAAccgatttatgtcaaaaagtgaggcccaaggtCGAGCTCCACCTAGTGAGAGTAGTGAGCTGCCGGTAAACATACAGCTTAtaatcgaacgccaagtgtgagcttggcaGACGGCCGAATGCCTGGAGTACCGATTGCGGCGCGCTTCTGTGccaggccgaaggccaagctgcaagagagcagatcgagcttggaattgaattagtg
This genomic interval from Cydia splendana chromosome 4, ilCydSple1.2, whole genome shotgun sequence contains the following:
- the LOC134790199 gene encoding DNA repair protein complementing XP-A cells homolog, with protein sequence MASTCELPRSENIPVDSDVPTNAGDTSNTSDTSTSDTSSGTTLTAAQRARIERQRQKARALHDARLIKLHPAVKEAVSSSVAGTRARDTGGGFLLEEDEPETKIKKVQAPAPVVHESEQPHCLECDKPFPMSYLFDTFDYSVCDECRNDETHSLITRTEAKTEFLLKDCDLDKRPPPLRCIRRRNPHKAHYSDMRLYLRAQVEARALEVWGSEEALEAEHEAREKRREKAQETSTKRKLRELRMAARSSLFEGRKAIHGHTHEWGEETYDEDSDSYSRVCKTCGHTETYEKM
- the LOC134790232 gene encoding leucine carboxyl methyltransferase 1; the encoded protein is MNKLVSWSEEDEAVAATNSDATECKRGAVELGYWSDPYVRLFSRPRAERRAPEIHRGYYARVRAVEMFIHQFLERCDSKCQVLNLGCGFDTLFWRLRDVTQAVGNFIELDFPTVTAKKCQIIKRNKQLLEKITNEDGEVAIRAGGADLHADGYHLCGVDLRDEPGVLRALTAAGARPDAPTLVLAECVLVYLREDAANRLLRLLAQQFPKQVLVVYEQCNLDDKFGEVMIRNLVARGCGEVGARHMDAPGAAAARLRAAGYDAAKGWDMDTVWRSLSEEERARVEALEPLDECELLQQLHAHYALTVASRGDLFADIDLNA